A single region of the Kryptolebias marmoratus isolate JLee-2015 linkage group LG10, ASM164957v2, whole genome shotgun sequence genome encodes:
- the LOC108248718 gene encoding neuromedin-K receptor: MEVFCLAAVTLLVCWLPYISLCFYETFSGRRSPAVSSALSTWLVLSSAAINPWISCMTQTRYRTVLFRSFRTFSQMCSGMSLGLNRQNAVFHLNAANNISAVTIAAETRQRSGDPLD; encoded by the exons ATGGAGGTTTTCTGTTTGGCTGCAGTGACTTTGCTGGTCTGCTGGCTGCCGTACATCTCCCTGTGTTTCTACGAGACCTTCAGCGGTCGGCGGAGCCCAGCTGTGAGCTCCGCCCTCTCCACCTGGCTGGTCCTGTCCAGCGCCGCCATCAACCCCTGGATCTCCTGCATGACGCAGAC CAGGTACAGGACGGTTCTGTTTCGCAGCTTCAGGACATTTTCCCAGATGTGTTCTGGGATGTCTCTGGGTCTGAACCGTCAGAACGCCGTCTTCCACCTCAACGCTGCCAACAACATCAGTGCGGTGACCATCGCAGCAGAAACCCGCCAACGCTCCGGCGATCCACTCGACTGA
- the srp54 gene encoding signal recognition particle 54 kDa protein, which translates to MVLADLGRKITSALRSLSNATIINEEVLNAMLKEVCAALLEADVNIRLVKQLRENVKSAIDLEEMASGLNKRRMIQHAVFKELVKLVDPGVKAWTPTKGKNNVIMFVGLQGSGKTTTCSKLAYYYQRKGWKTCLICADTFRAGAFDQLKQNATKARIPFYGSYTEMDPVVIAAEGVEKFKGENFEIIIVDTSGRHKQEDSLFEEMLQVSNAVQPDNIIYVMDASIGQACEAQAKAFKDKVDVASVIITKLDGHAKGGGALSAVAATRSPIIFIGTGEHIDDFEPFKTQPFISKLLGMGDIEGLIDRVNELKLDDNEELIDKLKHGQFTLRDMYEQFQNIMKMGPFGQIMGMIPGFGTDFMSKGNEQESMARLKKLMTIMDSMNDQELDSKDGAKLFSKQPNRIQRVARGSGVATRDVQELLTQYTKFAQMVKKMGGIKGLFKGGDMSKNVNPSQMAKLNQQMAKMMDPRVLHHMGGMAGLQSMMRQFQQGAAGNMKGMMGFNNM; encoded by the exons GAG GTGTTGAACGCCATGTTGAAGGAGGTGTGTGCTGCTCTCCTGGAGGCAGATGTTAACATCAGGCTGGTCAAACAGCTGAGGGAGAACGTGAA gtCCGCCATAGACCTCGAGGAGATGGCTTCAGGTCTGAACAAGAGGAGGATGATCCAACACGCCGTCTTTAAGGAGCTGGTGAAG CTGGTTGACCCTGGAGTGAAGGCCTGGACTCCCACCAAAGGCAAGAACAACGTCATCATGTTTGTCGGTCTTCAGGGCAGCGGGAAAACCACAACCTGCTCCAAG CTTGCTTATTATTACCAAAGGAAAGGCTGGAAGACGTGTCTGATCTGTGCCGACACCTTCAGAGCAG gagcctttgatcagctgaaacaaaatgcCACCAAAGCCAGAATCCCTTTTTACGGCAG TTACACGGAGATGGATCCGGTGGTCATCGCAGCCGAGGGCGTCGAGAAATTCAAAGGCGAGAACTTTGAGATCATCATCGTGGACACGAGCGGGCGGCACAAACAGGAAGACTCGCTCTTCGAGGAGATGTTGCAAGTGTCCAATGCTGTG CAACCAGATAACATCATATACGTGATGGACGCCTCCATCGGCCAGGCCTGCGAGGCTCAGGCTAAAGCCTTCAAGGACAAGGTGGACGTGGCGTCGGTGATCATCACGAAGCTGGACGGCCACGCTAAAGGAGGCGGGGCTCTGAGCGC CGTGGCAGCCACCAGGAGTCCCATAATCTTCATCGGGACGGGCGAACACATCGACGACTTCGAGCCATTCAAGACCCAACCGTTCATCAGCAAACTGCTCG GAATGGGCGACATCGAGGGCTTGATAGACCGAGTGAACGAGCTGAAGCTGGACGACAACGAGGAGCTGATCGACAAACTGAAACACG gCCAGTTCACCCTCAGAGACATGTACGAGCAGTTCCAGAACATCATGAAGATGGGCCCCTTTGGACAGATCATG gggATGATTCCAGGTTTCGGCACAGACTTCATGAGTAAAGGAAACGAACAGGAATCCATGGCCAGGCTGAAGAAACTGATGACCATCATGGACAGCATGAACGACCAGg AGCTGGACAGCAAAGACGGAGCCAAGCTGTTCAGCAAGCAGCCCAACAGGATCCAGAGAGTGGCCCGCGGGTCGGGGGTGGCCACCAGAGACGTCCAGGAGCTGCTCACCCAGTACACCAAGTTCGCCCAGATGGTGAAGAAGATGGGAGGCATCAAAGGCTTGTTTAAAG GAGGAGACATGTCCAAGAACGTGAACCCGTCTCAGATGGCCAAACTGAACCAGCAGATGGCCAAAATGATGGACCCTCGAGTCCTGCATCACATGG ggggCATGGCGGGTCTTCAGTCCATGATGCGTCAGTTCCAGCAGGGCGCCGCTGGAAACATGAAAGGCATGATGGGATTTAACAACATGTGA